From one Synechocystis sp. PCC 6803 substr. PCC-P genomic stretch:
- a CDS encoding amidase, which translates to MRRQADRESVLPDYVKVLKPLPFNFSNFSNRQLFANFKMTDFCLLSALDLAQLVRTRQVSPLEITQYYLDRLGKYDQTVGSFAHVAWESAIADAKQKTKYLAGMGNSEPLPPFFGVPIAVKDLNCVADMPVSYGVSALKENLATYDDGVVAKMKAAGFTIVGKTVTSQLGSFPYTEPPGFLPARNPWHLDYNAGGSSGGSAAAVAAGLVPIAQGSDGGGSVRTPAACCSLVGFKPSRGRVSQAPVGDYQSGIACHGPLSRTVLEAAALLDVMEGYITGDPYWLPSPDRPFVETTGETPGQLRLAYAFSLPPFSSSSEIQGAVAKVIAVCENLGHQLEEACFDVTSLIEPFAQIWKAGVGASGIPLPLLESVNQWLGETSGTAGDYLRGVRNMQVISRQIVGFMEQYDALILPVFNHRPPKIGEWTHLSPPDVVQKIIEWIAPCPPANAAGLPAIAIPVGFDDQGLPLSVQIIGKPAADALVLALAHQMEQQLQGNQPRQLPLQFMP; encoded by the coding sequence ATGCGGAGACAGGCTGATAGGGAGTCAGTGCTGCCGGATTACGTTAAGGTTTTAAAGCCTTTGCCTTTTAATTTTTCTAATTTTTCTAACCGCCAATTATTTGCCAATTTTAAAATGACTGATTTTTGTTTACTAAGCGCCCTCGACTTAGCCCAATTAGTCCGCACTCGCCAGGTTTCTCCTTTGGAAATCACCCAGTATTATCTCGATCGCCTGGGGAAATATGATCAAACAGTAGGCAGTTTTGCCCACGTGGCCTGGGAGTCGGCGATCGCCGATGCGAAGCAGAAAACCAAATATTTAGCGGGAATGGGTAATTCTGAACCTTTGCCACCATTTTTTGGCGTACCCATTGCGGTGAAGGATTTAAACTGCGTTGCTGACATGCCGGTGAGCTACGGGGTGTCAGCCCTGAAGGAAAATTTAGCCACCTACGATGACGGTGTTGTGGCCAAAATGAAAGCGGCGGGATTCACCATCGTGGGTAAAACCGTCACTTCCCAACTGGGGTCATTTCCCTACACCGAACCCCCAGGATTTTTACCGGCCCGCAATCCTTGGCATTTGGACTATAACGCGGGGGGATCTAGCGGTGGCAGTGCGGCGGCGGTGGCGGCGGGTTTGGTGCCCATTGCCCAGGGCTCCGACGGTGGCGGCTCTGTGAGAACTCCAGCAGCTTGTTGCAGCTTAGTGGGCTTTAAACCCAGTCGTGGCCGGGTATCCCAGGCTCCAGTGGGAGATTACCAGAGTGGCATTGCCTGCCATGGTCCCCTCAGTCGCACTGTGTTGGAGGCGGCGGCTCTGTTGGACGTCATGGAAGGTTACATCACAGGGGATCCCTATTGGCTACCGTCCCCCGATCGCCCTTTTGTGGAGACCACGGGGGAAACCCCTGGGCAACTGCGCCTGGCCTATGCTTTTTCCCTACCTCCCTTTAGCAGTTCTTCTGAGATTCAAGGGGCTGTGGCCAAGGTGATCGCCGTTTGCGAAAATCTAGGGCATCAATTGGAGGAAGCCTGTTTTGATGTCACTAGTTTAATTGAACCCTTTGCCCAAATTTGGAAAGCTGGGGTGGGGGCTTCCGGCATTCCTTTACCCCTGTTGGAATCGGTTAATCAGTGGTTAGGGGAAACCAGTGGCACTGCGGGGGACTATCTGCGGGGGGTAAGGAATATGCAGGTGATTTCCCGCCAAATTGTCGGCTTTATGGAACAGTATGACGCCCTAATTTTGCCCGTTTTTAATCATCGGCCCCCAAAAATCGGGGAATGGACCCATCTATCGCCCCCCGACGTGGTGCAGAAAATTATTGAATGGATTGCCCCCTGCCCCCCCGCCAATGCGGCCGGCCTACCGGCGATCGCCATTCCGGTGGGATTTGATGACCAGGGTTTACCCCTCAGTGTGCAAATTATTGGTAAGCCCGCCGCCGATGCTTTAGTCCTAGCGTTGGCACATCAAATGGAGCAACAGTTGCAAGGGAACCAGCCCCGCCAACTACCGCTCCAATTTATGCCCTAA
- the hemH gene encoding ferrochelatase — MGRVGVLLLNLGGPEKLEDVRPFLFNLFADPEIIRLPFPWLQKPLAWLISTLRAKKSQANYAEIGGGSPLLQITEAQASALTTRLERLGQDAKVYIGMRYWHPFTEEAVEKIKGDRLQRLVILPLYPHFSISTSGSSFRVLEEMWHNDPSLRQLDYSLIPSWYDHPGYLQAMADLIAQELKKFPNPDQAHIFFSAHGVPQSYVDEAGDPYQAEIEACTRLIMRTLDRPNQYTLAYQSRVGPVEWLKPYTEEALQKLGAEGIDDLLVVPISFVSEHIETLQEIDIEYREIAEEAGIDNFQRVPALNTHPVFIDALAQMVMDSLNDPPCTFETVPHPKKNMKMYPQERWEWGLTTAAEVWNGRLAMLGFIALLVELISGQGPLHFVGLL; from the coding sequence ATGGGTCGTGTTGGGGTCTTACTGCTAAATCTTGGCGGACCGGAGAAGTTAGAGGATGTACGCCCCTTCCTTTTTAACCTGTTTGCGGATCCGGAAATCATTCGTCTCCCTTTTCCTTGGTTGCAAAAACCCCTGGCATGGCTGATTTCTACCCTACGGGCGAAAAAATCCCAGGCCAACTACGCCGAAATCGGTGGTGGTTCCCCCCTGTTGCAGATTACCGAAGCCCAAGCCTCCGCCCTCACGACCCGTCTGGAACGCCTTGGCCAGGATGCAAAAGTGTACATTGGCATGCGCTACTGGCACCCCTTTACGGAGGAAGCCGTCGAAAAAATTAAAGGCGATCGCCTGCAACGGCTGGTGATTTTGCCTCTATATCCCCATTTTTCCATTAGCACTAGCGGCTCCAGTTTCCGGGTGTTGGAGGAAATGTGGCATAACGACCCCAGTTTGCGGCAATTGGACTATAGCCTGATCCCCTCTTGGTACGACCATCCGGGCTATCTCCAGGCCATGGCGGATTTGATTGCTCAAGAATTAAAGAAATTCCCCAATCCAGACCAAGCCCATATTTTCTTCAGTGCCCACGGTGTGCCCCAAAGCTATGTGGATGAAGCGGGAGACCCCTACCAGGCAGAAATTGAAGCCTGTACCCGTTTGATAATGCGGACTCTCGATCGTCCGAACCAATACACGTTGGCCTACCAAAGTCGGGTGGGGCCAGTGGAATGGCTCAAGCCCTACACGGAAGAAGCTCTGCAAAAACTGGGGGCGGAGGGCATTGACGATCTATTGGTGGTGCCCATTAGCTTTGTGTCAGAACATATTGAAACCCTCCAGGAAATTGACATCGAGTATCGGGAAATTGCCGAAGAAGCCGGCATTGATAATTTTCAGCGGGTACCGGCCCTAAACACCCATCCAGTTTTCATCGACGCCTTGGCCCAGATGGTGATGGATTCCCTCAACGATCCTCCCTGCACCTTTGAAACGGTGCCCCATCCCAAAAAGAACATGAAAATGTATCCCCAGGAAAGATGGGAATGGGGTTTGACTACGGCGGCGGAAGTATGGAATGGTCGCCTCGCCATGTTGGGTTTCATTGCCCTGTTGGTGGAGTTGATCAGCGGCCAGGGCCCGTTGCATTTTGTCGGCTTGCTTTAG
- a CDS encoding class I SAM-dependent methyltransferase, with protein MATIFRTWSYQYPWVYALVSRLATLNVGGEERFHQLPLENLAISPGQKVLDLCCGGGQATVYLAQSGATVVGLDASPKALGRAKINVPQATYVQGLAEDLPFGEGEFDLVHTSVALHEMTPAQLQSIISGVHRVLKPGGIFALVDLHRPSNWLFWPPLAIFMGLFETETAWQLINTDLGSLLDQAGFTVVRKHLYAGGSLQVIQARANKTVN; from the coding sequence ATGGCAACTATTTTCCGCACTTGGAGTTATCAGTATCCGTGGGTTTACGCCCTAGTTTCCCGCCTAGCGACTTTGAATGTGGGGGGAGAAGAGCGTTTCCATCAATTGCCATTGGAGAATTTAGCAATTTCACCGGGACAGAAGGTGCTGGATTTGTGTTGCGGGGGTGGCCAAGCCACTGTTTACCTAGCTCAATCTGGAGCCACGGTGGTGGGGCTGGATGCTTCCCCCAAGGCCCTGGGCAGGGCGAAAATTAATGTACCCCAGGCGACCTATGTTCAGGGTTTGGCCGAGGATTTACCCTTTGGGGAAGGGGAATTCGACCTAGTGCACACCAGCGTCGCCCTGCACGAAATGACTCCGGCACAACTACAGAGCATTATCAGCGGCGTACACCGTGTGCTCAAACCAGGAGGAATTTTTGCCTTAGTGGATTTACATCGCCCCAGTAATTGGCTATTTTGGCCGCCCTTGGCAATTTTTATGGGCCTGTTTGAAACGGAAACCGCCTGGCAGTTAATTAACACCGATTTAGGGTCATTACTGGACCAAGCTGGTTTCACAGTTGTTCGTAAGCATCTCTATGCGGGGGGCAGTTTACAGGTAATCCAGGCCAGAGCAAATAAGACTGTTAACTAA